AACCATATTGCCATGAGAATACATTTCTTATCGTATTACTCATCCATCTACTCGCTCGATTCACTCgcgaatttaaattaaaaatcgtaGATCCAGTTTCGACTGTTTGAAACTACTAATTACGTTTAAAAAATGTCTCGACTAAAGCGTAGCTCGCTCAAACGATGACCGTTAACTATCTGGAGACATCTACTGATGGGTTTAAGTGTAAGGACGCTATAGAGATTGCTGTCACAGCCTGCCACAACCGTAATTCTGTGAAATATAGTCTAGCCCAGCTACAAGTTGAAACAATGTCCAAATTGTCTGTTATCTGCAACTATATCGTCTACCATGAAAACAGCTACAAAAACGGCTACAATGGAGGATAACGTGATAAAAATCCACGATCTCGAGATAGCTAAGACAGTAGGTATATTAAAAGACCGCGTGGGTTATATCCTGCATGAAATTTTGGACATTACAAAGCTGTCAACAACAAGCACAACCATATTTAAGCGCAATCCGAAGGAGTTTCATCGTTGTTTCATGACCGTCGACGAAAGATGGATCCACTGGTATACAACAGAGATCAAGAAATAGTCAAAATAGTGGACTTCACCAGAAGAACGTTCTCCGAAAAAGTCGATTGATCGCAAAGGTGATGAGCACCTTTTTCTGAGATTCGCAAGATGTGATCTACATCGGCTACCTTGAAAAGGGCAAAACGGTCACAGGGCTCTACTATGCCAAATTCTTGGAATTCCAGAAAAACGATCATTTGACGAAGAAAAAAGTACTCTTCCATCATGACAACGCACCGACTCACATCCGCCGTTGCCACAGCTAAATTAGGCTACAAATTGCTGTCCCATCCACCGTATTCTCCAGATTTGACCGTGTGCgacttctttttgtttccaaacttgAAAAGTCATCTACCAGATGGAAATCTGGGACGAATGAGGACGTGTATCGCCACCACGGAGGACTACTTTACAGGCTCCGAGAAAAGTTATTTTCAGACAGGATAAAGAAGTTGAAGCATCGACGGGTCAAGCGGATCGAGCTGAAAGGAAACTTtgttgagaaataaaaaaatatattaattattagttaAACTTTCATGTCAAAATActcattttcaatattttaaatgttGTCGTAACCAGGTATTAGCACACTATTGAGGATATAGATGTATATCTAGCTGACTTCTATTGCATGTCACTAAGTTGCGCCAAATGTCTGCAACTTACAGTGCATACACTATGTTGTATAAAGTGGATGATGGATCGAATTTTTTTTTCCAACTAAAAGAGTATATCTTTCTTAAGTTTGCCTAAAGTGTTTACTTAAAAAAGAAACGCGATTTCAACAGATATTATATCGTCGACCGGCTGAGGTGAAGCATACTGTGTACTTTCAAAGACAAGAAAACTTAAGCAAGCGCCATTTTTAGGATAGTTAGAAGTTTATCATATGTATTGAGCTGTGGGTTGACATAAAAATATGATTATGATCATTGGCTCATATATTAGTGtaaacaataatcatttttattaataaataatggaAGAACAATCAGTTTGTGTGATTTGTAATAAAAGTAATAACAAAGTAATTTTATTACTTGTACACATACACACCGAGCATGTATCGCCATATGTATGCTCATAAGTTACCTCAATCGAGTTCCTGCTCATATTTACACCCTCTACATGTGAATAAAAAAGGTTATGTTTGCGCATCATGTTACAATGCGTTTTTTATAGATGTACGCTTAAGTCACGCGGAGCGGCATCAAGCTGGGGACATAAGATCTCTTAGACTTGCTCCtgtttaaaattacatttttttaagtgtttgAGTAAATCCAAGTTTCAACTTACCTCAAATATATTTTTCCGATATTAACAAAATACAAATCGTGGGTCCGATATAATTAGCTGGCTAGTTATTTTGTCTATTTGTTCTTGCATGGGTCCCTTCGTAATTGACATACAGTGGCGCGGTTGCCGATATAAAACAGGTTCTCTATCTCATTTAAAAGAATAACATTCAATCCAATGTTAAAGTATGTATATTCAGTTCTTCAGGTTCCGACGCTGTATATACATTATCTTTAGAATAGTTTACGGTCTAGGTAACTCATAGGTGAATATATTCGACTGTAATATCGAATGATGTGGGTTTAATTCCTAagaaaaccaaaaagtatttCAAGGTTGTCCCTTGGAAGACAGTAAGCAAACTACCGAGAGTAAAGAAGATATTAACTTAATATAATACCACAATTGAACTACCAACAATCGAAAAATTCcgtcatttaaaaatattatatcaggTTATTAGCAGAAGAGGGTAAAGAATTTTTAAAGCAGTCATTTCATTCCTTCATTGGTGTTTTTATTTTCAGTGGTTGATTGGTAACTAATTATGTTAATAAATCTGCACTTTAGAGGCCTTTTAAACaacaaaaagtatttttgaatttgtttttattaaatcatAGGCATATAATGATtcataattaacttaaaaaacaacTCATTTATTCAGGTACACTAAATGATAATCAATACAAGAAGACATATGGAAGTAGCGAATGCCCAAAACAGCGTATGGCACCAAAACAATTTTATAGGATggattttttcagattttaaaaCTTACTGAGCTTTAAGACTTTAGATCGTGCAACTGCCAACCTAAATGGCACACATTTTTGACCGCTTCTACCAGTTCCTGCTAGTATTTCAGCACAATCCTCACAGTTACTACCCGTTTGCGGACaacaaacataaataaatattatacacCTAACAATTTACGTCTACGAACAAAAAACGTAATTTTCTTGGTACGAAAAATAGACCTAAATTGCACATATCACACAATATTTACAAAGTGTCGGACGTAATGcccaaattaaataaaaaattgtcacTAGAGAGTTGTATCGTCTCAATTGAAGTGGAATTTAAATTGGAACGGACTACCGTGGAAACTTTGGAAGTGATGGAAGTTTGGCATGTGACTTTTACCCGATTCCGGATCAAGGGGATCTTCGCCGTTGTCGAACTGCCGCCGCTTTTCTTCGTCTGTTAGTACCTAGAAGAAATGTTCACTTTAAATAAATGTATAACACTTATAATTCTAAATATTCAATTATAAAAACAAGACGAGATGTACAGGTGTGAAGAAACTCATTTAAAAGGGCAATttccagtggttggctgtataccacagttccaaaaaaaaaaaacttacaatgaagtaaacacttctttttgtaaaatggtataaaattttattattaatatttttaaaaattatctaaaaCGAACGAATTTTCAGAACGCTTTCGAAcctatcagatcatcatcagtgaaaaacctacaaataagtataaccacttaaaaatgaaaataaaagggTAAAATTTTGGGGGTTACAttgaaaatgtggttaatacttacgtcTATAATGTAGTTCGAACTAGCCACATAATGAGGTCTGATGTCCCTCAAATTACATAATTTGAGTAACgaacattataattattatgaagaCACTAGGTCGATAAATTAGGACataaagaattacattttttaaggaaaCGCACAATTTTCCAGTTCGCAAAAGGGAACCTTACGCCCTGAGAGGTAACAACCAAGTGCTGACAGAAGGaagtaaaattgttttgaaatgaCAAGACCTTCAAGACAAGTGAttggtaatttttcaaaaaataatcaGATAGTATATGCCCATTAAGGATGTTATTTAGAACcaaatttatattattgttttaaatgatatataataaaaaaaattatttgttgttgcggaaaaaaattattgaaccgCTTATTTTAGAAACAACCTACGTTACATTTTGGCGATTTTGAGTTTACAACACCAACATGTATTTCTGTGGGTTACACACAATTTAATGCAGAATACACCTAAGTCCCGTAAGCATAGTTGATTTTATATCGatttaaaatattcatatatTTCTGAAACCACCTTAGTCTCGGACTAAGGTTGTTTCTGCACTAAATTGTCAGTTGTCATTTTGCATATCGACGTTTACCACTACCTATAAAATTCATAGTGTTTCTATTGTTTGTTCTTATTGCTGCTTACAAAAAGTTGTCTGTATATTGAAAGAAAAAcgttcatattttaatattattatgaaCAACGCTCAACCAACCACCAGTGCTGAAAACGCTAAGGATGGAGAGCCTGCTACTAAAAGGCGTATGGGAAATAGGAAATCGGATGAATTTCAGCATAATGTTATCATAAACTCTAGAATTAAAATCCAAACATATATTAGCTACAAAAAGAAGGTCATTGGAGCAAACCAAATAGGACCTCAGTGCAAGTAAgatgataaaaatataatattgttgagtttgtaaaatacattttttagatGTCTACTCAAATGTTTTGAAAAAGTGAACGAAGATCAAaggaacattatttttggtaacttTTACGGTATGGCAACAAAAAACGAATACGATATCTACAAGGATTAATAGAAGTAATGGAGGTGTCTAGAAGAAGAAAACGTAATGCAAAAAAGGAAATTTGACCACACTAAAACTCTAACTCTCtaacactaaaaaaaaacaatggaaaactTACTTCTTTGGCAGCCGCAATATCGATGAATTTCTTTTCGGCGATCTTCTTCATCTTCTCGTCCAATTGATAATTATCCGGATGCCATTTTTGTGCCATTTTCCTGTAAGCTTTGATAATTTCTTTTTTGGTCGCCGTCCTCTTGACTTCCAATATCTTGTAATAATCCCTCTTCTCTGCTTGTTTTTGTCTATTCTCGGCTTTGTTGAGCCCTTCTTTAGCTCTCTCAAAGTGTGAGTCGACCTCTAGCGCTGATCTATAGTCTCTAATAGCGTCGTCGTAAAGCTCGGAGTTCAAATAAGCTTCCGCTCTATCACAGTATACGTTAGGATCATCATTGTAGGCTAAGGCTTCCGTGCAGAACGTTATGGCTTCCGAATCCTGTTCGTCACGAGAGTAGCATGCGCAAAGTAGCCTTTTGCCTTCGTAAATGATGCTCGGTACGTCTTTTTCGTTTTTCAAGGCTTTGTTGGCTGATTCTATACATTGTGCGTATTCTTTATTTTCTAATGAAGATTCGGCGTCTGTTAAAAACTTCTCtacctttttaattttcttataaaatggaAAACAGTCTTTGTGCTCTGGATCTAGCTTCAAGCATTCTCTTATTGCTTTCAACGCTTCGGTAGCCTGTCCAGCTTTGTATAAAAGTTTAGAAAGTTTGAAGAAACCGTCTGTGTTATCACTCTGAAGTTTCGTAGCTGATCTGATGTCCGATATTGCGGCAACTTCATCTCCGTTTAGCATGTGTAGTTCTGAACGGAATTCGTAGAGGTCTGAGGCCCACGGACTAACTTCCATGACTTCAGTAAGGTAATGAATGGCTGAAACGTAGTCATCGCGGCCATAGTAGTACTCTGCACTACGTTTCTTCTCTTTGGTTGGGTCTATTCGTAGCATAAGTTCATTTGCTTCGGCGTTGTATGGATCactttttaactaaaaaaaattaaataaattttttaataaattattaattaaaaaataagaaattaaaattacCAAGACCGGACGGCATTTATCCAAAAATTCTACAGAACAGAAATGACCTGTatagaaaattatatataatactaCAGCTACTGGAGCTCATAAGGGTGGATTTTGTACCTAAACCTGGCAAAACCTGATCCTTGAGGCGGCTAAGTCTGATATCATTTGTAGTGAATACTCTAGAAAAACTGGCCGATAGGTACATCAAAGATGGTGTATTGGTTGCAAAATTTGTTCAAATACATGCTGAGGAGCCGTGAGATAGGAGAGAGGTAGTTACAGTGAGATGGTCGGAATACTAGGACAAACTCGGTAGAGCTTAGTACGTTCGGTATTATCCAGTAGAACTAAACGAacgtcagatcacgaatacacgaacaTATTAACATTTTGGGCACAAGAAGCAAAGGACctccacgaaggagatggattgatgatgtggaagaagacctacagattctaagggttagaagatggagggaagttgccaggaatcgacaggagtggcgacttctttgtgagcagaccAAGATCCATAACGGATTGTCGAGACACTTATGATGATGTATAATAGCATGAATTATGACCAAGACAAAATATTTTTTGAACCCAGTAGAAAAAAATTGGCAATTATTGTCAAAAGGTTTATGAAAACTGTTAAGAATTCCAGGAGGAAGAATTGAAGGGaggagtttttaaaaaaatcaagaaGTGAACTTAAATAGTTTGTAGCATGTACAAAATTCCCTAAAAAAACTGTCGAATATTTAAGGTATAAAATTTTTTTGGTATGCTCCTGAGctatatataaaatttcttttaaaagttgttTACAAAAACGTGTTGCGACGCATTCAAGAGAACtgtgtaataaaatatttcataTATTACGTCTTAGTTCTGCAATTTTAAAAGCAAGCAATGATTCAAGGTCAGTTACGATACGATATGAAGCGTGTTTGAGAAGAATTCCGGTTTGCTAGTCCCTTGGATTGATACGAGGGGTGGGACGCGAGAAGAGGAAGCCGACCGGTACGACGGAGATCGATCGAAGGTCAGAAGTCAGTAAGTCAGGTTTTGGAAGAATCTTTGAACAGTCAAGACGCTGTGAGTGTCGGCGTCACTAACCggcaaatttgtttaaaaaaaagtgattaatactcaatgtaatgtgtcagttctaataagagtaatcactatttttgttttatgtcaTCTCTCACCTAAGAGATTTGCGGCGTTTCCAACAGATTTGAAAGGTACCCACATGTGTTCCAGTTTTTTGAGAAGCTGAGTCTGAAATTAACGTCCCAGTAAACAACTTTCAGCTTCAATTTGTTTGTCCTAAGAAGCCGTTTTAGAATATTtccgcagtttggagatgaatttgttcgtgtggcagagagtgtaagtccagttcctaaccccagaaattttagtgaaatccaggtaactcttttgtgttgaattttaaaggaaaaataaaaaatttctaataataattgctttcaaaagagtttaagaaattgtaataattaaaattgtagatcttagggTGGTGGCTTTGTCATATTAATTGttctcaattttaaaatttaatattgacatttggcatcatcacggctatctttactttatttattgtagcgcggaacagttcagtggtagtcgtgttataccactttcgtaaattttgaagccaggaaatgcgtcttcttcccggtcctctcttaccatttactttcccttggagaatcagctggagaaggccgtaacgttcttgatttctcattacatgtcctagatattccaactttttagttttgacggtcatgagaatttcacattctttccccattctacgcaggacctccacattagtaactctgtcaacccaggatatacgtaagatgcgcccataacaccacatttcgaaagcttcgagccgattcatagatgcaacagtcagtgtccatgcttccattccgtagagcagaactgtgaatatgtagcagttcaatagacggcattttgtttttaatgatatgtctcgactgttgaaaatggttctcattctaacgatcgctgtttaatttctgttgagtggtcccattggctatttaaattggtgcctagatatgtatattgcttgactctttcgatattctgttggttgattgtaagatgagcgtttagtattggttttttactaattgtcataaatttggttttctttatgttaagagctagtccgtatctgttgctgacttctgttatgcgatttgttaatatctgtaagtcattcagattatcggcaaaaactatagtgtcatttGCATATCTAATGATATTCAACCATTCACcctttattagtattcctttcgcacaaccgtctaaagcttccttaaatacccattcagaataaatgttgaacaacaatggagacaaaatacagccctgtcgtactccacgttctattgcaatttgatcagttaactggtcttctattttgattttggccgtttgattgtagtaaatgtttctgataattctaagatctttgttgtcaattccaatttcttgcattagagtcattaatttgtcatgttttactctgtcacaGTGACAGTAACTGACAGTCACTGTCTGTACTTTGTGACAGAGTAAAACAGAGTAATCATAACAgatcttgtttttgttttgtttttatataaaaaaaggttaacctcaatgtatagtcccatttaaaaagatatttttcatttgtaataatttatttctgctacaaattatcgccCAGTAACAGTTGTAAGTTCTTGTAGGATCTCCAACTtctggagtttgtaaacggataagacatattaagtttgtttttgatattttgtattttattgctattatttatatttgtaactatttgttgtgagacaacaataaatatttaatttgttctctaaaccattttgtttatttctcttaactaactctctaaccctctttttgtgtttttaggaaggaagaaccttttctttcatccagcaggaagattcttcaaagcggcgtccttattttaaatagcttgagaaccttcttgtgctttgtttgtccaggagattcatgtaagtactccttttgtttcatttttatagttgccccaatccaacccacttgccattcacttatccacgacccagctctcaaataaaccctgagtagccgttcgcCAAAGTTTCGCTTTATTTTACTTGCCCTATCTCTAGCcccgtaatttctgtccccaattttcaaccccccatagtaattcactatgtggtaggcaaaataatcgttgcAGAAAGATGAAACAAACCTCGGCCAAATTGCTACACACTATCAGTTTTAGAGATTAATATTCGTATTACCAAAAGATAAATTATTAACCATTAATATTGAAGTTTGAATAaaagtttgttatttttataactttataagttgtacataaaaacaatttaaatcaaCCAGTGTAAGTTGTTATTGTAATCTGTAATTAGTTTTATTCaatattgtttataatatttgtaaatCTCCCATCAAACTTTGTGACAGGTTTATGAAACAGTAACTAGTTTTTGTAATGAGCGTTTACTACACGTTACAATAAAAACGATGATATATTTAACATTTGATTACAAATAGTTATTAAAGGTAAATTAGCCATCATAAGCTCAGATAAAAGCATTTAATGTTCGTCATCAAAAGTTATTAAATATATGATGCTGACAACAATTTTCCAGTGATAACAGtgtataaatttttcattttaaatgaaatatttgctAGATAATTGCATTTTAAATTGCATAATTGCTAGATAAGACCTAAACATGTGCTTATTAACCGTTTTTTCATACATTTATACATGCAGTATAATCAGATAAGAGGTTGCTGCTGACAAGCTAGTTAAAAAGACAGTTGAAAAACTACAGGATTTTATTATCTAAAGTATGTAAAAAATTACCCAAAAGGAATAAATCAACAGTCGATTAACAGCCAAATACTGACTGCTATCTAATTTTTGTTATTGCAAAAACGCAGACacgaattatgaatgttcttgggaaaaacacttttttaaaaactgaacttcacaattaaaacttttatttcgacttacaaagattttagtgacaacaataataatttaaatcagactataattttaaatcagacttttaattaatcagacttTTAATAATTCAGActatattttaaatcagacttttaattaatcagactgaaaaatatt
The genomic region above belongs to Diabrotica undecimpunctata isolate CICGRU chromosome 8, icDiaUnde3, whole genome shotgun sequence and contains:
- the P58IPK gene encoding dnaJ homolog subfamily C member 3 — its product is MLSSFDNLNRNFWLKTTPYLVILTLELLLDVSDCMTQAEINRHLELGKQYLASGQLGDALSQYHLAVEGDPNNYLTYFKRGTVYLALGKAKNALSDLDRVLELKPDFTAARISRGNVHLKQANYDLAQLDYYNVLKSDPYNAEANELMLRIDPTKEKKRSAEYYYGRDDYVSAIHYLTEVMEVSPWASDLYEFRSELHMLNGDEVAAISDIRSATKLQSDNTDGFFKLSKLLYKAGQATEALKAIRECLKLDPEHKDCFPFYKKIKKVEKFLTDAESSLENKEYAQCIESANKALKNEKDVPSIIYEGKRLLCACYSRDEQDSEAITFCTEALAYNDDPNVYCDRAEAYLNSELYDDAIRDYRSALEVDSHFERAKEGLNKAENRQKQAEKRDYYKILEVKRTATKKEIIKAYRKMAQKWHPDNYQLDEKMKKIAEKKFIDIAAAKEVLTDEEKRRQFDNGEDPLDPESGKSHMPNFHHFQSFHGSPFQFKFHFN